In Mytilus edulis chromosome 13, xbMytEdul2.2, whole genome shotgun sequence, a single window of DNA contains:
- the LOC139501956 gene encoding uncharacterized protein: MRDNLQSDKSFTWITSGSYGEGLEMRGSDLDIMQVRKSIQVNADKQPDFNPSITYLSMDTDDVKPGFTQLRLEYSRDQYDLECCEEHNGKHYFSSALWKGNVLLFGDKGRQIQGPCITDKTGVLDFAFSLHCKTWTPSAVNWITRSSNSWPCHNVTQSIINHGVIFVPIGVHGSPKEDLEWRVSFSVAEKFLINTFTHTQLMCYALLKIILKDVIANDSECKDLLCSYFLETIIFWISEELPSFVWKPNNMITCFMRCFGRLVYCVEYSVCLHYFIPENNLFENKIEGRARDVLLQKLYTLHSYGRRCILFSDQISNFDVSMWNFPIKPFTLYVNDVEKILQSKILFANSSLESFSEIDLFNTGIIQNISCHQFSLTHLYAYFISPTSSKQAQRVPFTGATINNKYQYKQYKSCLSTLLTNVYHDVVSGWLMIASLFYKTKQYRKALHIIRYSISKCTSDKLFFRLTLSDIHYQSFKLLPFNKKSVAYLLKILYVDFIQFQVNSTLTPDELVMEGRKQQYSIPFTAYVYFLSVLCHYHLNNVRRCQDSIQDLKLVIGEIYLMPYLKCIAEAYKLLGIALQLFGDKESARQAFLQSLAISPHEIIIQFCRKETFVIL; this comes from the coding sequence ATGAGAGATAATTTGCAAAGTGACAAGTCATTCACATGGATAACAAGTGGAAGCTATGGAGAAGGACTTGAAATGCGAGGAAGTGATTTAGATATAATGCAAGTAAGAAAATCTATTCAGGTGAATGCGGATAAACAACCCGACTTTAATCCAAGTATAACTTATCTGTCCATGGATACAGACGATGTAAAACCTGGTTTTACTCAATTAAGGCTAGAATATAGCAGAGATCAGTATGATTTGGAATGTTGTGAAGAACATAATGGTAAACATTATTTTTCCAGTGCATTATGGAAGGgaaatgttttattgtttggGGATAAAGGCAGACAAATTCAAGGACCGTGTATAACTGACAAAACTGGAGTTTTGGATTTTGCCTTCTCTTTACATTGTAAAACGTGGACACCTTCTGCTGTAAATTGGATAACAAGATCAAGTAACTCATGGCCATGTCATAACGTCACACAAAGTATTATAAATCACGGAGTAATTTTTGTACCGATCGGAGTTCACGGATCACCAAAAGAAGATCTAGAATGGAGAGTATCTTTTTCAGTGGCTGAAAAATTTCTTATTAATACATTTACTCACACCCAATTAATGTGCTATGCTctcttgaaaataattttgaaagatgttATAGCAAATGATTCTGAATGTAAAGATTTACTCTGTTCGTATTTCCTTGAAACAATAATTTTCTGGATATCTGAAGAACTACCATCATTTGTATGGAAGCCTAATAATATGATAACTTGTTTTATGCGATGTTTTGGCAGGTTAGTCTATTGCGTCGAGTACTCAGTTTGTTTACATTACTTCATTCCAGAAAACAACTTGTTCGAGAACAAAATAGAGGGTCGTGCTCGTGatgttcttttacaaaaattatatACGTTACACAGCTATGGTCGGCgatgcattttattttcagatcaaaTATCTAACTTTGATGTATCGATGTGGAATTTTCCAATCAAACCATTTACATTATATGTAAATGACGTTGAGAAAATACTGCAATCTAAGATTTTGTTTGCAAATAGTTCCTTAGAATCTTTCTCTGAGATAGATTTATTTAATACAGGAATAATTCAAAACATATCGTGTCACCAATTTTCACTAACACACTTGTATGCATACTTCATATCACCGACGTCCAGTAAACAAGCTCAGCGTGTACCATTTACTGGTGCAACTATCAATAATAAGTACcaatacaaacagtacaaatCCTGTTTAAGTACTCTGCTAACAAATGTCTATCATGACGTTGTATCTGGATGGCTTATGATAGCTTCacttttttacaaaacaaagcaatacaGGAAAGCTTTACACATCATTAGGTATTCTATATCGAAATGTACTTCCGACAAACTGTTCTTTAGATTGACTCTGTCAGATATCCATTACCAGTCATTTAAACTGCTGCCATTCAACAAGAAGAGTGTTGCTTATCTTCTGAAAATACTATACGTAGATTTTATACAATTTCAAGTGAATTCAACGTTAACACCAGACGAACTTGTAATGGAGGGACGGAAACAACAATATTCCATTCCATTCACAGCATATGTCTATTTCCTTAGTGTTCTTTGTCATTATCACCTCAATAATGTTAGACGTTGTCAGGATTCTATTCAAGATTTAAAACTTGTTATAGGAGAAATATATTTGATGCCATATTTGAAGTGTATAGCGGAGGCCTACAAGTTATTGGGAATTGCTTTACAATTATTTGGCGACAAGGAATCCGCAAGACAAGCTTTCTTACAGTCTTTGGCAATCTCCCCGCATGAAATTATAATTCAATTCTGCCGCAAGGAGACTTTTGTAATACTTTGA